One genomic segment of Acinetobacter oleivorans DR1 includes these proteins:
- the dksA gene encoding RNA polymerase-binding protein DksA, producing the protein MANDNHNQVLDEHTEVVVEGDKASAKRARKVKPKTSDIGTTASLFGIAPYQPKKNEEYMSEGQLEHFRQILQAWKAELMSEVDRTLNTMQDESTALPDVNDRATQEEEFAIELRTRDRERKLIRKIEQSMEAIKNEDYGFCETCGIEIGLRRLEARPTATLCIDCKTLAEIKEKQNNG; encoded by the coding sequence ATGGCGAATGACAACCACAACCAAGTTTTGGATGAACATACAGAAGTTGTAGTGGAAGGTGACAAAGCTTCTGCAAAACGTGCACGTAAAGTGAAACCTAAAACTTCTGACATAGGCACAACTGCAAGTTTATTTGGTATTGCACCTTATCAACCTAAGAAAAATGAAGAGTACATGTCTGAAGGACAGCTCGAGCATTTCCGACAAATTCTGCAAGCATGGAAAGCTGAATTAATGTCTGAAGTTGATCGTACGTTGAATACGATGCAAGACGAATCAACTGCATTGCCAGATGTAAATGACCGTGCCACCCAAGAAGAAGAGTTTGCAATTGAATTGCGTACACGTGACCGTGAACGTAAGTTGATTCGTAAAATCGAACAATCTATGGAAGCAATTAAAAACGAAGACTACGGTTTCTGTGAAACATGTGGTATCGAAATCGGTTTACGTCGTTTAGAAGCACGTCCAACTGCAACGTTATGTATTGACTGCAAAACTTTGGCAGAAATTAAAGAGAAGCAAAATAACGGTTAA